One genomic window of Polyangium aurulentum includes the following:
- a CDS encoding Coq4 family protein — protein sequence MDTDTLPTLPPNASFLTRLRLSIHSLNVLAGDPANTHYGPLLNACLDGETYAKMARMWRESPEGRRLLDERPSLQGRELDLDALERLPDGTLGRELMRYFRTNGIEPFVTAFPIETDVDYLSKRYRETHDLFHVLTGYGTDERGEMELQAFVLGNLGVRQAVLILAYSVPRQLEQRGLQDLVPYLRKLRAAYQRGRHSRELLSVKYETLWEQPVSALSALLCAPA from the coding sequence ATGGACACCGACACGCTCCCGACCCTGCCCCCGAACGCCTCGTTCCTCACCCGCCTCCGCCTGAGCATCCACTCTCTCAACGTCCTGGCGGGGGACCCGGCGAACACGCACTACGGCCCGCTGTTGAACGCGTGCCTCGACGGCGAGACGTACGCGAAGATGGCTCGCATGTGGCGCGAGAGCCCCGAGGGCCGCCGGCTGCTCGACGAGCGCCCGTCGCTGCAAGGCCGCGAGCTCGACCTCGACGCCCTCGAGCGCCTGCCGGACGGCACGCTCGGCCGCGAGCTCATGCGCTACTTCCGCACCAACGGCATCGAGCCGTTCGTCACCGCGTTCCCCATCGAGACCGACGTCGATTACCTCAGCAAGCGCTACCGCGAGACGCACGACCTGTTTCACGTGCTCACGGGCTACGGCACCGACGAGCGCGGCGAGATGGAGCTGCAGGCGTTCGTGCTCGGCAACCTCGGCGTCCGCCAGGCGGTGCTGATCCTGGCGTACTCGGTCCCGCGACAGCTCGAGCAGCGCGGGCTCCAGGACCTCGTGCCGTACCTCCGCAAGCTGCGCGCGGCGTACCAGCGCGGCCGTCACTCGCGCGAGCTGCTCAGCGTGAAGTACGAGACGCTGTGGGAGCAGCCGGTGTCGGCGCTGAGCGCGCTCTTGTGCGCCCCCGCGTGA
- a CDS encoding TetR/AcrR family transcriptional regulator encodes MASPSEKKPVRRRDAEENRARIVAAAREVYASAGFDAPFDAIARHAGVGRATLYRNFPDRYALGAAIIEHNLAALEALAREHSDRPDAFTTLLSAIVEQHTEAHALVPALLRGPGGPDVLTLVRRVTRLLTVPLQRARAAGLVRDDLTVDDVIDVLAMISAVVTGDAPGRSRERRVARVLELLMHGLVPREPI; translated from the coding sequence GTGGCAAGCCCGTCGGAAAAGAAGCCGGTGCGCCGGCGCGACGCCGAGGAGAACCGCGCGCGGATCGTCGCCGCCGCGCGCGAGGTGTACGCGTCGGCCGGCTTCGACGCGCCGTTCGACGCGATCGCGCGCCACGCGGGCGTCGGGCGGGCGACGCTCTACAGAAACTTCCCGGACCGGTACGCGCTCGGCGCCGCGATCATCGAGCACAACCTCGCCGCGCTCGAGGCGCTCGCCCGCGAGCACAGCGACCGGCCCGACGCCTTCACCACGCTCTTGTCGGCCATCGTCGAGCAGCACACCGAGGCCCACGCGCTGGTGCCCGCCCTGCTGCGCGGACCGGGCGGGCCCGACGTCCTGACCCTGGTGCGCCGGGTGACGCGGCTGCTCACGGTGCCGCTTCAGCGCGCGCGCGCGGCGGGGCTGGTGCGCGACGACCTCACCGTCGACGACGTGATCGACGTGCTCGCCATGATCTCGGCCGTGGTCACGGGAGACGCGCCGGGCCGCTCGCGAGAGCGACGGGTGGCGCGGGTGCTCGAGCTGCTGATGCACGGCCTCGTCCCGCGCGAGCCGATTTGA